One segment of Theobroma cacao cultivar B97-61/B2 chromosome 9, Criollo_cocoa_genome_V2, whole genome shotgun sequence DNA contains the following:
- the LOC18590639 gene encoding L-type lectin-domain containing receptor kinase I.8, translating into MAVAFTSFYFLLCSCLALISLARAEDTDQFIYNGFVGANLHLDGNAKIRHNGILQLTNTSKQLAAHAFYPSPIKFNTSSPSTVRSLSFSTNFVIAMVPEWKDTSGHGIVFVISPSMDFSHAVESQYLGLFNTTNNGNSSNHIFAVEFDTILSPEFEDRNDNHVGIDVNGLKSIQSEPAAYFSNEERKNRSLKLISGHPIQVWVDYNDGEKLLNVTLAPMRSPKPDQPLLSTSVDLSDILLDTMYVGFSAATGSIASNHYILGWSFNRSGQARSLEISELPKLPKVGRRIKPDRLILIIAAGLLLVIITGATYFYRRKKYEEVYEDWEQEYGPQRFSYKTLYKATQGFRDKQLVGAGGFGKVYKGTLPSSNEQIAVKKVSHESNQGMKEFVSEIVSMGRLKHKNLVPLLGYCRRKKELLLVYDYMPNGSLDQFLFDDDHPNLNWPQRFQIIRGVASALRYLHEEWEQVVLHRDIKAGNVLLDSNLNGRLGDFGLARFYDHDAGPQTTCLVGTLGYLDPEITRTGKATKSSDVFAFGAFLLEVACGRKPIDPHLPPEEIFLVELVNRCWKRGIILDASDPRLQGNYVVEEMVKVLKLGLLCSDPRPDRRPTIKEVVQYLDGNASLPDIPLDRAENKPSSILETLPLDSTETNLSVANNLASDCIISFSSSLGRGSLNSFSSTDTVLRVGR; encoded by the coding sequence ATGGCTGTTGCTTTtacatcattttattttttgttgtgttCCTGCCTGGCTCTGATTTCGCTGGCCAGGGCTGAAGATACTGACCAGTTCATCTACAATGGCTTCGTTGGTGCTAATTTGCACCTTGATGGGAATGCCAAAATCCGCCACAATGGTATACTGCAGCTCACCAATACTTCAAAACAACTTGCTGCCCATGCTTTCTACCCATCtccaataaaattcaacactTCTTCCCCAAGTACAGTTCGATCTCTTTCCTTCTCCACGAATTTTGTCATTGCCATGGTTCCTGAATGGAAAGATACTAGTGGCCATGGCATTGTCTTTGTCATCTCCCCATCTATGGATTTCAGCCATGCTGTTGAAAGCCAATATCTAGGACTCTTTAATACTACAAACAACGGCAATTCTTCAAATCACATCTTTGCAGTTGAGTTTGATACTATCCTCAGTCCTGAATTTGAGGATAGAAATGATAATCATGTAGGAATTGATGTTAATGGCTTGAAGTCCATCCAATCCGAGCCAGCAGCATATTTTTCCAATGAAGAAAGGAAGAATAGAAGCTTGAAGCTCATCAGTGGACATCCAATACAGGTTTGGGTGGACTACAATGATGGAGAAAAACTACTCAATGTCACATTGGCACCAATGAGAAGCCCAAAACCAGACCAGCCTCTGCTGTCAACATCAGTCGATCTCTCTGATATTCTACTAGACACTATGTATGTTGGTTTCTCTGCAGCAACAGGTTCAATTGCAAGTAACCATTATATTCTGGGATGGAGCTTCAACAGAAGTGGACAAGCACGAAGCCTTGAGATATCAGAGCTTCCAAAACTTCCCAAAGTTGGCAGAAGAATAAAACCGGATCGATTGATTTTGATCATAGCAGCAGGGCTTTTGCTGGTAATAATCACTGGAGCAACATATTTTTACAGGAGGAAGAAATATGAAGAAGTATATGAAGACTGGGAACAGGAGTATGGACCTCAAAGGTTCTCCTACAAGACTCTCTACAAAGCAACCCAAGGTTTTAGAGACAAACAGCTTGTTGGAGCCGGAGGTTTCGGGAAGGTATATAAAGGTACACTTCCTTCTTCCAATGAACAAATTGCGGTCAAGAAAGTATCCCATGAATCAAATCAAGGGATGAAGGAATTTGTCTCTGAGATTGTTAGCATGGGAAGGCTAAAGCATAAGAACTTGGTGCCGCTTCTTGGCTATTGCAGGCGAAAGAAAGAACTCCTTTTGGTCTATGATTATATGCCAAATGGAAGCCTTGACCAATTCCTCTTCGACGATGACCATCCAAACCTTAATTGGCCTCAAAGATTTCAAATCATCAGAGGGGTGGCATCTGCTCTTCGTTATCTCCATGAAGAATGGGAACAAGTTGTTCTGCACAGAGATATCAAAGCTGGCAATGTTCTTTTAGATTCCAATCTAAATGGACGGCTAGGAGATTTTGGCCTTGCCAGATTTTATGATCATGATGCTGGTCCACAAACCACCTGCCTTGTAGGGACTTTAGGATATCTGGATCCCGAAATTACCAGAACAGGGAAGGCTACTAAAAGTTCTGATGTGTTTGCTTTCGGGGCTTTTCTGCTTGAGGTGGCTTGCGGGAGGAAACCTATAGATCCTCACCTACCCCCTGAAGAGATTTTTCTAGTTGAGTTGGTCAATAGGTGCTGGAAAAGAGGTATTATTCTTGATGCTAGTGATCCTAGATTACAAGGTAATTATGTGGTGGAGGAGATGGTGAAAGTTTTGAAACTAGGCTTGCTTTGTTCGGACCCCAGGCCCGATAGAAGACCTACCATCAAGGAAGTGGTGCAGTATCTTGATGGCAATGCCAGTTTGCCTGATATACCACTGGACCGTGCCGAAAATAAACCATCTTCTATTCTTGAAACTCTCCCACTTGACAGTACTGAAACTAACCTATCCGTGGCAAACAACCTGGCATCTGATTGTATAATTTCGTTTTCCTCATCACTTGGGAGGGGTTCTCTGAATTCCTTCTCGAGTACGGACACAGTTCTCCGTGTAGGTCGCTGA
- the LOC18590638 gene encoding L-type lectin-domain containing receptor kinase I.8, with translation MAGICRFLHILVTLATVCSIALAKDQNQFIHEGFHEANLHLNGIAKIHPNGLLELTNSSYQQIGRAFFPLPIKFNTSSSNNSGSLSFSSIFVFAMVPEFPKLGGHGLAFTISPSMELTGAVASQYFGLFNTRTNGRSTNHVFAIELDTIKSPEFEDIDANHVGIDVNNLLSNASAPATYYSETEGKNKTLELISGKPIQVWIDYDEREMLLQVTLAPLRTKKPRRPLLSAKLDLSQVFLKYMYVGFSASTGAMSSNQYILGWSFNKSGQAQSLDYSKLPSPPHRRYPAKKVDFRIMVPLLIMSLLVIFFIGAAYKTWRKKYEEIREDWEQEYGPQRFCYRDLYKATNGFKERELLGVGGFGEVYKGALPSSHEQVAIKRVSHNSKQGMKEFVAEIASMGRLRHRNLVQLLGYCRRKGELLLVYDFMPNGSLDKFLFSNVKPNLNWVQRFQILKGVASALLYLHEQWDQVVIHRDIKASNILLDALLNGRLGDFGLAKFHEHGATPQTTHVVGTVGYIAPELARTGQATTSSDVFAFGNLMLEIACGRRTLEPERPPEEIILVDWVLQFWKTDLILQTNDPRLEGNYVVTEMELVLKLGLLCAHPAPASRPSMSTVVQYLNGSASLPELLLDGASDCVITVPHQTSVNDMSFPASCDNFSANSLSSTTDSILSCGR, from the coding sequence ATGGCTGGAATTTGTAGATTTCTCCATATTCTAGTTACTCTGGCTACAGTTTGTTCCATTGCCTTAGCTAAGGACCAAAACCAGTTTATCCACGAAGGCTTTCATGAAGCCAATCTTCATCTTAATGGAATTGCCAAAATCCACCCAAATGGCCTATTGGAGTTAACAAACAGTTCATATCAACAGATTGGTCgtgctttctttcctttgccTATCAAGTTTAATACATCATCGTCCAATAACTCTGGTTCTCTGTCATTCTCTTCCATCTTTGTCTTTGCCATGGTCCCTGAGTTTCCCAAACTCGGCGGCCATGGCCTTGCCTTCACTATCTCACCATCTATGGAGCTCACGGGAGCTGTAGCTAGCCAGTATTTTGGACTTTTCAACACTAGAACCAATGGCCGCTCAACCAACCATGTGTTTGCAATAGAGCTGGATACTATCAAAAGCCCTGAGTTTGAAGATATCGATGCCAACCATGTAGGAATTGATGTCAACAACTTGCTGTCCAACGCATCAGCTCCAGCAACTTATTATTCAGAGACGGAAGGGAAAAATAAGACCCTGGAGCTCATAAGTGGAAAGCCAATTCAGGTGTGgatagattatgatgaaagaGAGATGCTACTTCAAGTAACACTAGCTCCTCTTAGAACCAAGAAGCCAAGGCGCCCTCTTTTGTCAGCAAAGCTTGATCTTTCTCAAGTATTCTTGAAATACATGTATGTTGGTTTCTCTGCATCGACCGGGGCAATGTCAAGTAATCAGTACATTCTTGGATGGAGCTTCAATAAAAGTGGGCAAGCACAAAGCCTTGACTACTCCAAGCTTCCTTCTCCACCCCATCGTAGATATCCCGCGAAGAAAGTAGATTTCAGGATCATGGTTCCATTGCTAATTATGAGTCTTCTGGttatatttttcattggaGCTGCTTACAAGACATGGAGGAAGAAATATGAAGAAATAAGAGAAGACTGGGAACAGGAATATGGTCCTCAGAGATTCTGTTACAGGGATCTTTACAAAGCAACAAATGGTTTCAAAGAAAGAGAACTCCTAGGAGTTGGTGGTTTCGGAGAGGTTTACAAGGGAGCTTTACCTTCTTCCCATGAACAAGTTGCAATCAAAAGGGTCTCCCACAATTCAAAACAAGGGATGAAGGAATTCGTAGCTGAAATTGCTAGCATGGGAAGGCTAAGGCATAGGAACTTGGTGCAGCTCCTAGGCTATTGCAGGAGAAAGGGAGAGCTTCTCTTGGTCTATGATTTCATGCCCAATGGAAGTCTTGACAAGTTCTTATTTAGCAATGTAAAACCGAACCTAAATTGGGTTCAAAGATTTCAAATCCTTAAAGGAGTAGCATCAGCACTTCTTTACCTTCACGAACAATGGGATCAAGTTGTGATTCACAGAGATATAAAAGCTAGCAATATTCTACTAGATGCCCTTCTTAATGGAAGACTAGGAGATTTTGGGCTAGCTAAATTCCATGAGCATGGGGCCACTCCTCAAACCACTCATGTGGTCGGTACTGTGGGATACATTGCACCAGAGCTCGCTAGAACTGGTCAGGCCACAACCAGCTCTGATGTGTTTGCTTTTGGGAACTTAATGCTGGAAATAGCTTGTGGAAGGAGAACTTTAGAACCAGAAAGACCGCCAGAAGAGATAATTTTGGTTGATTGGGTTCTTCAATTCTGGAAAACTGATCTGATTCTTCAGACAAATGACCCAAGATTGGAAGGTAACTATGTGGTGACAGAAATGGAATTGGTACTGAAGCTGGGTTTGCTGTGTGCACATCCTGCACCAGCAAGTAGGCCTAGCATGAGCACAGTGGTACAATACTTAAATGGGAGTGCCTCCTTGCCAGAGTTGCTACTTGATGGTGCCAGTGATTGTGTGATTACAGTTCCTCATCAAACATCTGTCAATGATATGTCATTTCCTGCATCATGTGACAACTTTTCTGCCAATTCCTTGTCTAGTACAACTGATTCCATTCTCAGCTGTGGTCGCTGA
- the LOC18590637 gene encoding D-xylose-proton symporter-like 3, chloroplastic, with protein sequence MACSATTKPLLNLEISHSHRPKKPLPLFFCSFTNRPRLSPKTLCSQAKDYSKIDIFSSPSLFCSRKPRFQVAAQRDYSSGEEAESLGPDSAYQERFSWSSVILPFLFPALGGLLFGYDIGATSGATISLQSPELSGITWFNLSAVQLGLVVSGSLYGALLGSLLVYPIADFLGRRRELIIAALLYVLGGSLTAYAPDLSVLLVGRLLYGLGIGLAMHGAPLYIAETCPSQIRGTLISLKELFIVLGILLGYFVGSFQINAVGGWRFMYGCSAPIAVLMGIGMWSLPPSPRWLLLRAVQGKGYLQEYKEKAILALSKLRGRAPGDEASEKQIEDSLLSVKSTYVEQESEGNILEAFQGPSLKAFIIAGGLVLFQQITGQPSVLYYAGPILQSAGFSAAADATRLSVLVGLFKLLMTWIAVVKVDDLGRRPLLIGGVGGIALSLFLLSAYYKFLGGFPFVAVAALLLYVGCYQISFGPISWLMVSEIFPLRTRGKGISLAVLTNFGSNAIVTFAFSPLKELLGAENLFLVFGAIALSSLLFVVLYVPETKGLSLEEIESKILK encoded by the exons ATGGCTTGCAGTGCCACTACTAAGCCTCTACTGAACCTCGAAATCTCACACTCACACCGGCCAAAGAAACCACTCCCTCTCTTTTTCTGTTCCTTCACTAATAGGCCAAGACTTTCTCCAAAGACTTTGTGCTCTCAAGCAAAAGATTACAGCAAGATTGACATCTTTTCAAGTCCATCACTGTTTTGTAGTCGGAAACCCAGATTCCAG GTTGCTGCACAGAGGGATTATTCTTCAGGGGAAGAAGCAGAGTCACTTGGACCTGACTCAGCTTACCAAGAGCGTTTTTCTTGGTCTTCAGTGATTTTGCC ATTTTTGTTCCCAGCTCTGGGAGGGTTGTTATTTGGGTATGACATTGGTGCCACCTCTGGTGCTACCATCTCTTTGCAG TCACCTGAGCTTAGTGGCATTACTTGGTTCAACCTTTCAGCTGTTCAGCTTGGTCTAGTG GTCAGTGGCTCCCTTTATGGGGCGCTTCTTGGTTCCCTCCTTGTCTATCCAATTGCAGATTTCCTTG GAAGGAGGAGGGAACTCATCATTGCTGCTCTATTATATGTGCTTGGTGGTTCGTTGACTGCTTATGCTCCAGACCTTAGTGTTCTCTTAGTAGGACGGCTACTTTATGGCCTGGGTATTGGACTG GCCATGCATGGGGCTCCCCTCTACATAGCAGAAACTTGCCCATCTCAGATACGTGGTACACTAATATCTCTAAAGGAACTATTCATAGTTCTGGGAATTTTG TTGGGATATTTTGTGGGAAGCTTCCAAATTAATGCTGTTGGGGGGTGGCGATTCATGTATGGGTGTAGTGCTCCAATTGCAGTACTTATGGGAATAGGCATGTGGAGTCTCCCACCATCACCACGCTGGTTACTTCTCAGAGCGGTTCAAGGTAAAGGATATTTACAAGAATACAAAGAGAAGGCCATCCTTGCCCTAAGCAAACTACGGGGTCGGGCTCCAGGTGATGAAGCATCTGAGAAGCAAATAGAAGATAGCCTATTGTCAGTGAAGTCTACATATGTGGAACAGGAATCTGAAGGAAATATCTTGGAGGCATTTCAGGGGCCAAGTTTGAAAGCCTTCATAATCGCTGGAGGTTTAGTCCTTTTTCAACAG ATAACTGGCCAACCGAGTGTTCTGTATTATGCTGGTCCAATTCTACAG AGTGCTGGATTTTCTGCGGCTGCTGATGCTACCCGCCTTTCCGTTCTAGTAGGTTTGTTCAAG TTACTAATGACTTGGATAGCTGTTGTAAAAGTTGATGATCTTGGCAGAAGACCTTTGCTGATTGGAGGTGTTGGTGGGATT GCTCTTTCcttgtttcttctttctgCTTATTACAAATTTCTTGGAGGTTTCCCTTTCGTTGCTGTAGCTGCTCTACTTCTCTATGTCGGTTGCTATCAG ATATCATTTGGGCCTATCAGTTGGCTAATGGTGTCTGAAATTTTCCCACTACGCACAAGAGGGAAAGGGATTAGTCTTGCAGTTCTCACTAACTTTGGTTCAAATGCTATTGTTACCTTTGCATTCTCACCATTGAAG GAGTTGCTAGGAGCAGAAaatcttttccttgtttttggTGCTATTGCTCTGTCATCACTTTTGTTTGTTGTACTCTACGTCCCTGAGACTAAAGGTTTGAGCTTAGAAGAAATAGAATCCAAGATCCTGAAGTGA